In Heteronotia binoei isolate CCM8104 ecotype False Entrance Well chromosome 5, APGP_CSIRO_Hbin_v1, whole genome shotgun sequence, the DNA window GTTTTGGGTGCCCCAGCATCTGAGGCAAGACAGTGGCAATCggagaaagggccttctttgaTGTGGCAAAAGAACTCTGGAACTCCTtctccagggagatttgtctgttgtCTTCTGCCATCAAAGGAAGACTTTGTCGTACCCGCAGTAGCTCTTATAGGCTCTCCTCCTCCCTAGTTTTGTTGTTGTGCATTTATATGTTTCCactaaactgttttaaatatttctaAATGCTATTTTAATGTTCAAATGGTTTGAAGTTTTTATGCTTTTCACTCTGGGGATCTGACTGGAGTacaaaggtggcataaaaatgttttaagtaaataaaaataaatctgtgTGCAGAAACCCTGAAGAATAGAACTGTAACTTGAGTTTGGCCTCTGCCACAGATGCTGTGGGCAAGATCATCAGTGAGTGCCAGGGCCAAGCCTTGGTTAAGAAGAAGGGGCTGCAGAACCAAATCCACACAGAACTATAGAACATCCCCTCCCCAACAAAAACGCTTGGTAACATCGCTCTTTCAAGGTTAGAGTTATATACACTGACAGGCAATGAACTCTCCAGGGTCTGTTTGTGTCTTTGACACCACCTGatacctgacccttttaactgaTGATGCTAGAGATTATTCCCGGGGCCTTCtccatgcaaaacagatgttccATCACTTGAACCCTTCCCCAAACATTCAAAacaagaggatgaagaagagtaagatttataccctgctcttcactcagagtgacttacaagctccttcccttcctctgtgaggtagatggagctgagagagttctgagagacctgcgactggctcaaggtcacccagctggctgcatgtggaggtgtggggaatcaaactcgactctgcagattagagtctgctactcttaatcactacaccaaacaggctctcaaagAGTGGTCCAAAGACCCACCTGCTTGGAGGATTAGGGTGGACAAAATGGAAAGGACAGAATTCTAAGGGTACACAAACAAATACTGAAACCACTGCATTCTGGAAACAGATGCATCCATACCCTTCCAAGGCTGATCTCAAGGAAAATGGTTCTGCAGCTCTACAGCAGAAGCCAGTTCTGTGTGCACAATGATGGGTGGCTCGGAACTCTGCACCTTCAaagctacagtttttaaaaaactgaacatGTATTTGGTGAAAACCAATACCAAATGTGAAATATAAAACTGAATGAAGGTACATGCACCACTTACTTTTTCCAAAAATGTCTGCCTGAAGTTTGGGCTTTGGCCCAAATTTTCTCCGCACTCTTAATTCAATCTATGCAGAAACCAATTCTAGAGTATGGGTGAATGGCTCTAACTCATCGGTATTTTATCCAACCAGGGGGACTCGGCAAGGGTGTCCTCTCTCACCCCTTCTTTTTGCTATTGCCTTTGAGCCGCTAGCTGAAGAGCTTAGACGTAATACAACCTTCTCAGGTGTATGGATAGGAGAAAAAGAACACAAAATCAGTCTATATGCTGATGATTTTACTTCGTATGTTTCTGATCCCCTATGCTCCTTTCCGGTGATTCACAAGATTCTCTATAAATTTGGTTCACTGTCTGGACTTCGTATCAATtcttcaaaatcagaaatatatCCAGTCTATTTATCTCACTTACAATGAGCTCAATTAAGCAAATTTCCCCTTTTAACATGGTGCACATCCACATGGAGATATATCTTGGTGTGAAAATTCCCGTTAACATCAAAGAGTTAACAAGGTGCAATTTTGACAAGTTGTTTTCAGATATTAAGGATAAACAGCTGTCTCTTCCTGATCGCATCCATCTAATCAAAAACTTTGTTTTGCCCAAGTTCTTATTCCTCTCATGGGCACTCCCAATCTTCATTCGGGAATCATCGTTTAACAACTGGCAATGCATTTTATCTTATGGGCCTATAAGAAACCACGAATTTAACTTTTGAACATTGCACAGGCCTTTCTTTCTGGGAGGTCTTGATTTACCCTTTTTGAAATTTTATCATCAAGCTTCTATCCTTGCTAATATTATGCATATCTGTAATTCTGCTGCATTGGTGGATTGGATGCTTATTGAACAATCTTCTGTTGCTCCTCAACGTTTGAAAGAGATTTTCTGGCTCCCGTGGACTTGTCATCCTAGATCACTACAGCATGATGTTTTTCTATGGACTATGTTACAACTTTGGCATAGAAAAAAGACCTTTTTGGCTCCTGATATTTCCCCATTTTCTGTATTTACAAATCAATCCTGGTTCTTGCCTGGTATGGTTCCTGGTGCCTTTTAGGACTGGTCACAAGCAGCCATTAATCGACTAGTAGACCTCCCAATGGCAGATTCAGAGCAAAATCTCATTTTGACAGATTACTATATAAAAATATCCCTTGGCTTCGCTATGTACAACTGAAAAATGATTGAACACCTCTCAAATTTAGGAACTTTTAACAGGTCTCACACAAAGTTTGAAACACTTTTGGCTACAACATCTGCACCTATCAAAGGGCTTCTAACAAAATCTTGATCAAATCAGAGTCTTCTCcattatgggcgttttcgcacttaccttaagccggagcgacgtccctcttcaccgcgcagcgtctgcacggtttttgcactaattgctccggagcacctggaagagccgcaaagtcctgcggcttttgcggcgcaaatgtaaaccgccaaaaactggtttacatttgcgacgcaaaagccgcgggactttgcggctcttccaggtgctccggagcaattagtgcgaaaaccgtgcagacgctgcgcggtgaagagggacatcgctccggcttaaggtaagtgcaaaaacgccctataTTATCAGATAGCTTGGGAAGATCTTAATAGAAATATTAATCCTACCTCATGGCAGAAAATTTGGAATTCCCCTACAAATTCTTCTTCAATTTTCATCATTAAAATACAGTTCTTTTAGATCTTGACATGCTGGtatttttctccaaggaaacttcATCAGCTCAATCCTCAACTCAGTCCACACTGCTGGAAGAATTGCAGTCTTGTTGGAACCTATCTACACTGCTGGTGGGAATGTCCCCTTATTCAACATTTTTGGTTGGATGTTCTATAACAAATCTTTTCAATAACTTCACGACTACTGCCTTTGTCCCCTGAACTTCTTCTTTTAGATTTATGAGATGAGTCGACTGCAAATATTCATAATAAAAGATTTAATCCATATTCTTTTAGCTACCACACATCTCACAATTGTGTCGTTGTGGAAATCCTCCTCACCCCCAACTCGGCAGGTGTTGTTTGACAAAATATGGGATCAATTTGTCATGCAGAAAATTTCAACAGTTGTGGAGAATGCTCACTCCGGCTCCAATGACCCCCCATGACAGATTTGTTTCCACGTGGGCTCCTATTCTGGATTTTAAGTCACAGCATGAACTTCTTCCATCAAATTGGACATATCACTCTTGGCtacattttaaatttaatttattttctcTTTATTTGCCTTCTTCAATCATACATCCCTTCCCTCTTGTCTCAGGCAACCCCACATGGTTATTTATTTCTGGCATATTTATTGTCCTATGGTACCTTATTTTGACCACCGGTCCATTACAAGGCTTTGTTTATGTTAACACTTTTTATTATCACCCAAGTCTACTCTATTTGCAAGTTTGTTTATTTGCTCTATGTTGAGATGCTCCTTTCACTTTGTCTAATTGCACATTTTGCTTCTTACCTTTGGTTAATTTTTATTCTATTGTTATGATGCTTTTTGattaaataaagtttattttttttatttaaaaaatgggggaggggaggcagaaggGTAGGGCGAGGTTGATGACTCAAGAACTGGAATGTGTCTCTTATAAGATTGTCAATGCAAGATTGTCATATGTGAGAAAAGCTGTGGCAACTTCTGTTTTGAGATAAGTTTACATCTCATTTTTAAGGCATACAGCCCTTGCAACCCTTGTTCTCTGAGATCGCAAGGCCTGGGCTGCCAGGACATTACAGTTGCTCAGAGTTCAGTTTTAATATAAATCCCAAATCTTCCTCTTAGTAGGTTCTCACCTGCTCTTGAAAGGCAGATGCTTGCTCAGCAAACCCAGCTTCTGTGAAATAATCCACAACATCACTGACTGTCCATTCCACAGGGTCAGAAGGTTTCTCCTTCACTGAGCTAAGAGGAGGAAGAtgaaaaaggagagaaagaattcAGACCCACATAGGTTTCTGGGACCACTTGCCAGTAGGTGAGCATGAAAAAAGAACATAAGCACAAGGATCTAGCTGATATACGGACGTGATTTGAATCAGTCATGCAAGCAGTTTGTAGAAAGTGACAGCCAGCCTACATTAAGCCCCCCGCCCCGAGAGGGAATATTTCCAACAGGAAGGCCTCAAATCGTATCAGCACACTGCATTACCTCCTCAGTCAGGCTATGCAAGCATTTCAGCCACATTCCACTTGTTGTGGAATCCAGAAAAGAGAAGGCTCATTTCCTCCAACAGACAGTACAAGCAGTGGCAGCTGCAGAAACATGCATgattagcaccccccccccatcctatcTCATGGTTCCAGAAAACAGACAGGATACTACTGCCACCACCATACATGGGCCTGTTTTGGGCAGCTGCAACTCCTCACTCAGACAGTAACTTCTGTTTCCAGACCATGCGACAGGTGAGAGATGCGGCTGCCACTTGCTCTTAAAAACTTCGTGCTGCTGCCACCTGCTACTGGTTAGTGCGGTCACAACTCCTGCCTTATTTCTGTACATCCAGGGCAAGGCCAGGTGATGAGCTAGTCTTGCAAGtttctccaggtgccacctgtaCCCACTGAATGGGCGAAGGGAGTCTGCTTCCTTTTGCTATAgtcagaacaacaacaacagtggaGGGGAATTCAAATTACTTGTAGATCCTTATTAAGAGGTTCTGGCACTTGGGCAAATCTTACGTGCAGCTGAAGGGTCTCCCATCTGCCTGAATGCCAGGTCTCCCAGGAGAGGAGGGCACGGAAGGCTCAGTACCTGCAACAGCTGGTGACACtgcaggagaaagaaaaacaggaaGTGGTCTTGCTCTAGCTCAACACAACAGTTCATGGATGAAACCAGAAAAGGTATGAAGCACAAGGGCGGGGGTTTCTTTTGGCCTTTCTAAGGCTGCGAAGAACAAAAAGAAGTGAGCGCTGACTCACAATAGCTCATGCTGGAATTAATGCTGTTAGGTGCCAGTGGGCCTTCTGTTATATTTTGCCACAGCAGACTAACACCAGTATCCCTCTGGGAAGAATACCAGCCAGGTCAGTTTCAATTCCCAGCCCACACTCTGCCAGTGCCTTCTATCCAACACCCCAGTCTCCTTCCGTACCATTTGCTACCATAGTCTTGGACTCACAGCTAGAGTTTTTAGAACCTGGTTAAAGAATTCTCTCAGGGTGCAAGAAAAACCACTTACTCAAAGAATGGCCTTATCAGGATCTTTTTCTTTGCCACACAGCTCTCTTTCCCCATCTCCTGAAAAGATGGAAACCTTCCCAATTATGCTCATTAGTTCCAGCCCACTCCTGCTTCCAGCTGCCCGGCCCGTACCTGCTCTGTCAGGCTGCTGATAGGTGCTGCCATCCTTCTTGCTGCCCCCCAGATGCTGACAGGCACTTTCTCCAGGCCAAGAGGCCTTGGTATGACATCGCTCGCTTCCTTCATGGTGGGGATGCTCAGATCCTTTGCTCAAGGAGTGCTCCTCAACGGAGCGCAGGTCTCTGGGGAGGGCACTGCTGGGTGGGATCTCTTTCCCGCCATGCTTGCTGTCCTTACAGTCCCCGTTCACCTGGCCTATCCCCGATCGGCTGTAGTTGCTAGCTTCATAATCTTGGGCCACCTCTGAACCTTCAGACATGGTGGATACTTCATCgtcttcatcttcctcctcttcttcctcctcttcacctTTTGCCTCCTCACCTGCCTTCTACGGACATCAGAAAGACAAAATCCCTGAGCCTCTTTCACGGCGCCACAAGTTCATCACCCCAATTCTTAGCCACCTTGACTGCAAATCTTTCCGAGCCCTAATCAGTGTCCAAACTACAGTGCAACCTTAAATGCGGTCCTTCTTGCGCCgcagcattttaattttttctttcaACCTACGCTGCTTGAGACGGACAATGCCCTGGGACCAAAGGCCACGGTGTTACCATGGCATGCTCAACAGGttcttgggggaaaaaaagcaTCTTCTGATCCAAGAAAAATACTACAAATGAAGCGAGCCAAGATCCCCAACATGCCCGCATCTTATTATGGAAAGTAAATCTGCCTGGAATGACAGGACCTTCACATTGCCAGGCTCGTGTCCCAAAAAGTTTAGCAAACCCTTAAAACAAGAGGGCTTGTTTTGGAGCAGGCAGCAATGGTGCCTTGCGCTTGGCAAACGCCCGGCCCTTTCTTTCCTGGCCTAGAAGAGCCGGCCAGCCCTCCGGAGCAATGCCCCGTGACGCGTCCCCTTGCGCTCCCGCAGCCTATCGCCTTTGCACTTATTCGGCGCTGACCCCGCCGACCTCGGagcccgccctccccaggcacaAGCGGCCTCTTTGTTCGGCGCCAGcggcagagcagagcagagcagaggcaTCGGCGGCGCCAGCCTGCTGCTCCTCGGGAGCCACGCGCAGGTTTGCAAGGCCCGCGCGCGCCGACGGGGCTCCGGCAAGACTTTGCAAGCGGCCGCCAGACGCGCTCCTGGCCCGCTGCAAAGGCGCCCCCCCGCACACCTGCCCGCGCCccccgggggggagggggttgggcgccgcccctccccccgctcacctgtccccctcccctccccctcacctTGTTCCTGGGCGGGCGGGCATGGGGGGGCCGCGCCTGCGCGCCTCTCTCGGCCCTGGGCAAGGAGACGCCcccgcccccgccgccgccgccgccgcccgagcGGCTCCTCTCCTCCTGGAGCAGCCCCTGCGCTCGGCCTCGAGTCACCCTGCCGCCTGCGGGCGCGGCGCCGTCGCCGCCGAAGTAGCGCACGATTTCTCGCAGGCTGACGGGGGCGGGCTCGTCGGGGGCCGGGGCGG includes these proteins:
- the SAMD1 gene encoding sterile alpha motif domain-containing protein 1 — its product is MAGPPPPPPGQEAPRYQEWILDTIDSLRSRKARPDLERICRMVRRRHGPEPERTRAELEKLIQQRAVLRVSYKGSISYRNAARVQPPRRGPAPPPAPAASPAAPRASQRAAPPPPPPPPPPPPPPRRTARERPPPAPAPDEPAPVSLREIVRYFGGDGAAPAGGRVTRGRAQGLLQEERSRSGGGGGGGGGGVSLPRAERGAQARPPHARPPRNKKAGEEAKGEEEEEEEEDEDDEVSTMSEGSEVAQDYEASNYSRSGIGQVNGDCKDSKHGGKEIPPSSALPRDLRSVEEHSLSKGSEHPHHEGSERCHTKASWPGESACQHLGGSKKDGSTYQQPDRAVSPAVAGTEPSVPSSPGRPGIQADGRPFSCTSVKEKPSDPVEWTVSDVVDYFTEAGFAEQASAFQEQEIDGKSLLLMQRTDVLTGLSIRLGPALKIYEYHIKVLQQCHFEEDEGDSFMG